One genomic segment of Streptomyces sp. RKND-216 includes these proteins:
- a CDS encoding DUF501 domain-containing protein has product MDTPPPQTDSTPPTDADVAAFREQLGRPPRGLRAIAHRCPCGLPDVVETAPRLEDGTPFPTTYYLTCPRAASAIGTLEADGVMKEMTARLQEDEELAAAYRAAHEDYLARRDAVEVLEGFPSAGGMPDRVKCLHVLVAHSLAAGPGVNPLGDEALAMLPEWWRKGPCVALCGQEPADGGADDREKGAR; this is encoded by the coding sequence ATGGACACCCCTCCGCCCCAGACCGATTCCACGCCCCCCACCGACGCGGACGTCGCCGCGTTCCGGGAACAGCTCGGCCGCCCTCCGCGCGGCCTGCGCGCCATCGCGCACCGCTGCCCGTGCGGCCTGCCCGACGTCGTCGAGACCGCGCCGCGGCTGGAGGACGGCACGCCGTTCCCGACCACGTACTACCTGACCTGCCCCCGTGCGGCCTCGGCGATCGGCACGCTGGAGGCCGACGGCGTGATGAAGGAGATGACGGCCCGCCTCCAGGAGGACGAGGAGCTGGCCGCCGCCTACCGGGCCGCGCACGAGGACTACCTGGCGCGGCGGGACGCCGTCGAGGTGCTGGAGGGCTTCCCCAGCGCGGGCGGCATGCCGGACCGGGTGAAATGCCTGCACGTGCTCGTCGCGCACTCCCTCGCCGCCGGGCCGGGGGTGAACCCGCTGGGCGACGAGGCCCTCGCCATGCTGCCGGAGTGGTGGCGCAAGGGCCCGTGTGTCGCGCTGTGCGGCCAAGAACCGGCGGACGGCGGGGCGGACGACCGAGAGAAGGGCGCCCGATGA
- a CDS encoding transglycosylase family protein: MTGAGLALPLFAAGGAQAADGATWDRVAECESGGLWSANSGNGYYGGLQLTMEMWEEYGGKVLAARPDLASRGQQIEVAEKILADQGPRAWPSCSGGAGLLPEGSGFPDVEVPEVPELPDAELPDVPDPEVPDAPELPDAPGGSDDSDDSDGGQDSEGSGGTDGSGGSSEGGGDPDDSTGGSTSGGSTGDDANGEDPSGDPPSGETEPAPGESSDGASGTGSGLDPSESEGRGDGEGGGRHRGDPGDERADEDRSSRGKHGKPGSAEDGYLVRPGDSLSAIAAEHDLTGGWTALYDGNRKTVGDDPDLILPGQRLDLLTGGELR; this comes from the coding sequence GTGACCGGCGCCGGCCTCGCCCTGCCGCTGTTCGCGGCGGGGGGCGCCCAGGCGGCCGACGGCGCCACGTGGGACCGCGTCGCCGAGTGCGAGAGCGGCGGCCTGTGGAGTGCCAACTCCGGCAACGGGTACTACGGCGGGCTCCAGCTGACCATGGAGATGTGGGAGGAGTACGGCGGCAAGGTGCTCGCCGCGCGCCCCGACCTCGCCAGCCGCGGCCAGCAGATCGAGGTCGCCGAGAAGATCCTCGCCGACCAGGGCCCTCGCGCGTGGCCCAGCTGTTCGGGTGGCGCCGGGCTGCTGCCGGAGGGATCGGGATTCCCGGACGTCGAGGTGCCGGAGGTGCCCGAGCTGCCGGACGCCGAACTCCCCGACGTTCCCGACCCGGAGGTCCCGGACGCGCCCGAACTCCCGGACGCCCCGGGTGGCTCCGACGACTCCGACGATTCCGACGGCGGGCAGGACTCCGAGGGCTCGGGTGGCACCGACGGTTCGGGCGGATCGTCCGAGGGCGGAGGCGACCCCGACGACTCCACGGGTGGCTCCACGAGCGGTGGTTCGACGGGTGACGACGCGAACGGCGAGGACCCCTCGGGCGACCCCCCGTCCGGCGAGACCGAACCCGCGCCCGGGGAGTCCTCCGACGGCGCCAGCGGCACCGGCTCCGGCCTGGACCCCTCCGAGTCCGAGGGGCGCGGGGACGGGGAGGGCGGCGGCCGTCACCGCGGTGACCCGGGCGACGAGCGTGCTGACGAAGACCGCTCCTCGCGCGGCAAGCACGGCAAGCCCGGCAGTGCCGAGGACGGTTACCTGGTGCGTCCGGGTGACTCGTTGTCGGCCATCGCCGCCGAGCACGACCTGACGGGCGGCTGGACGGCGCTCTACGACGGCAACCGGAAGACGGTCGGCGACGACCCCGACCTGATCCTTCCCGGCCAGCGCCTCGACCTGCTGACCGGCGGCGAGCTGCGCTGA
- a CDS encoding Ppx/GppA phosphatase family protein — MTRVAAVDCGTNSIRLLVADLHPETGELKELDRRMEIVRLGQGVDRTGRLAPEALERTFAACRDYADRVRALGAERVRFVATSASRDAENRDDFVRGVVDLLGVEPEVISGEQEAEFSFTGATRELAGSAHPGPYLVVDIGGGSTEFVLGDDRVRASRSVDVGCVRLTERHGLRGPATADQVAAVRADVDAALDLAADVVPLDEARTLVGLAGTVTTVAGMVLELDAYDSAAIHHARVTRSQVDGVTAWLLAATHDERAAVPVMHPGRVDVIAAGALVLRTVMERTGAEEVVVSEHDILDGIAHSCAAPDRRP, encoded by the coding sequence ATGACGCGCGTCGCGGCCGTGGACTGCGGCACCAACTCGATCCGGCTGCTGGTCGCCGACCTGCACCCGGAGACCGGCGAGCTGAAGGAACTGGACCGCCGGATGGAGATCGTGCGGCTCGGTCAGGGCGTGGACCGCACGGGGCGGCTGGCGCCGGAGGCGCTGGAACGCACCTTCGCCGCCTGCCGCGACTACGCCGACCGGGTCCGCGCGCTGGGCGCCGAGCGGGTGCGGTTCGTGGCCACGTCCGCTTCCCGGGACGCGGAGAACCGGGACGACTTCGTGCGCGGCGTGGTGGACCTCCTCGGCGTGGAGCCCGAGGTGATCAGCGGCGAGCAGGAGGCGGAGTTCTCCTTCACCGGCGCCACCCGCGAGCTGGCCGGCTCCGCGCACCCGGGCCCGTACCTCGTGGTGGACATCGGCGGGGGCTCCACCGAGTTCGTGCTCGGCGACGACCGGGTGCGCGCCTCCCGCTCCGTGGACGTCGGCTGCGTCCGGCTCACCGAGCGGCACGGGCTGCGCGGCCCCGCCACCGCCGACCAGGTCGCCGCCGTCCGTGCGGACGTCGACGCCGCGCTGGACCTGGCCGCGGACGTCGTGCCGCTGGACGAGGCGCGCACGCTCGTCGGGCTGGCCGGGACGGTCACCACCGTCGCGGGCATGGTGCTGGAACTCGACGCGTACGACTCCGCCGCAATCCATCACGCACGGGTGACGCGTAGTCAGGTCGATGGCGTCACGGCCTGGTTGCTGGCCGCGACGCACGACGAGCGGGCCGCGGTCCCGGTGATGCATCCGGGGCGGGTGGACGTGATCGCGGCCGGGGCGCTGGTGCTGCGCACGGTCATGGAGCGGACGGGTGCCGAGGAGGTCGTCGTCAGCGAGCACGACATCCTCGACGGCATCGCGCACAGCTGCGCCGCACCCGATCGACGGCCCTGA
- a CDS encoding septum formation initiator family protein — MPADRFSTTARLRALGSQAAERVYRAQSRRVRAPRRSRLTGRAALLALVLCSLVVALAYPLRQYIAQQSEIDELRQEAERRQERVEDLRRLKARWQDPAFVEQRARERLHMLRPGETGYLTERGAEDERRPQGDASDRPWYRNLWEGLDAADRGDAADRDDARRGAAGPNEAGSR, encoded by the coding sequence GTGCCTGCGGACCGCTTCTCGACCACCGCGAGACTCCGGGCACTCGGCTCCCAGGCCGCGGAGCGCGTCTACCGGGCCCAGAGCCGCCGCGTACGCGCCCCGCGCCGCAGCCGCCTCACCGGCCGTGCGGCCCTGCTCGCCCTCGTCCTGTGCTCGCTGGTCGTGGCCCTCGCCTATCCGCTGCGGCAGTACATCGCCCAGCAGTCCGAGATCGACGAGCTGCGCCAGGAGGCCGAACGGCGCCAGGAGCGCGTGGAGGACCTGCGGCGGCTCAAGGCGCGCTGGCAGGACCCCGCGTTCGTCGAGCAGCGCGCACGCGAGCGGCTGCACATGCTGCGCCCCGGCGAGACCGGCTACCTGACGGAGCGCGGCGCCGAGGACGAACGGCGCCCGCAGGGCGACGCCTCCGACCGGCCCTGGTACCGCAACCTGTGGGAGGGCCTCGACGCAGCCGACCGTGGCGACGCAGCCGACCGTGACGACGCCCGACGGGGCGCCGCCGGCCCGAACGAGGCCGGCTCCCGGTAG
- the eno gene encoding phosphopyruvate hydratase, giving the protein MPSIDVVVAREILDSRGNPTVEVEVGLDDGSTGRAAVPSGASTGAFEALELRDGDTGRYGGKGVEKAVLAVIEQIGPELVGYDATEQRLIDQAMFDLDATADKSSLGANAILGVSLAVAHAASEASDLPLFRYLGGPNAHQLPVPMMNILNGGSHADSNVDVQEFMIAPVGAESFSEAVRWGAEVYHALKSVLKERGLNTGLGDEGGFAPNLGSNREALDLIVEAIQKAGYTPGQDIALALDVAASEFYKDGSYVFEGENRTADQMAAYYEEIVDAYPMVSIEDPLYEDDWAGWTTLTAKLGDKVQLVGDDLFVTNPERLSRGIEEKAANALLVKVNQIGSLTETLDAVELAQRNGFKCMMSHRSGETEDVTIADLAVAVNCGQIKAGAPARSDRVAKYNQLLRIEEILDDAAVYAGRSAFPRFKG; this is encoded by the coding sequence GTGCCGTCCATCGACGTCGTAGTGGCCCGCGAGATCCTCGATTCGCGAGGCAACCCCACGGTCGAGGTCGAGGTCGGCCTCGACGACGGCAGCACCGGCCGTGCTGCGGTCCCGTCCGGCGCCTCCACCGGAGCTTTCGAGGCCCTGGAGCTGCGCGACGGCGACACCGGCCGCTACGGCGGCAAGGGCGTCGAGAAGGCCGTCCTCGCCGTCATCGAGCAGATCGGCCCGGAGCTGGTCGGCTACGACGCCACCGAGCAGCGCCTGATCGACCAGGCGATGTTCGACCTGGACGCCACCGCGGACAAGTCCTCGCTGGGCGCCAACGCCATCCTCGGCGTCTCCCTCGCCGTCGCGCACGCCGCCTCCGAGGCCTCCGACCTGCCGCTGTTCCGCTACCTTGGCGGCCCGAACGCGCACCAGCTCCCGGTGCCGATGATGAACATCCTCAACGGCGGCTCGCACGCCGACTCCAACGTGGACGTCCAGGAGTTCATGATCGCGCCGGTCGGCGCCGAGTCGTTCTCCGAGGCCGTCCGCTGGGGCGCCGAGGTGTACCACGCGCTGAAGTCCGTGCTGAAGGAGCGCGGCCTGAACACCGGCCTGGGCGACGAGGGTGGCTTCGCGCCGAATCTCGGCTCCAACCGCGAGGCGCTCGACCTCATCGTCGAGGCGATCCAGAAGGCCGGCTACACCCCCGGCCAGGACATCGCCCTCGCCCTGGACGTCGCCGCCTCCGAGTTCTACAAGGACGGCTCCTACGTCTTCGAGGGCGAGAACCGCACCGCCGACCAGATGGCCGCGTACTACGAGGAGATCGTCGACGCGTACCCGATGGTCTCCATCGAGGACCCGCTGTACGAGGACGACTGGGCCGGCTGGACGACGCTGACCGCCAAGCTCGGAGACAAGGTGCAGCTCGTGGGCGACGACCTGTTCGTCACCAACCCCGAGCGCCTCTCCCGCGGCATCGAGGAGAAGGCCGCCAACGCCCTGCTGGTGAAGGTGAACCAGATCGGCTCGCTCACCGAGACCCTGGACGCCGTCGAACTGGCCCAGCGCAACGGCTTCAAGTGCATGATGTCCCACCGCTCCGGCGAGACCGAGGACGTCACCATCGCGGACCTGGCCGTCGCGGTGAACTGCGGCCAGATCAAGGCCGGCGCCCCCGCCCGTTCCGACCGCGTCGCCAAGTACAACCAGCTGCTGCGCATCGAGGAGATCCTCGACGACGCCGCCGTGTACGCGGGCCGTTCGGCGTTCCCGCGGTTCAAGGGCTGA